The Sinobacterium caligoides DNA window GTAAGTCGTCGCTGAGCACCTCGACACGGTTAAGCGGAATCGTTTCGGCACGGTTTTTGGTATCGGTCTGATACTGCGCCGCACGCGCATAGCGCTGGCCGGTATAACGCACCGCATCGACACGATAACAGCCAGCGGCACGCAATACCGCCCCTACGTTAGTCGGGCTCTTGGGATTCACTAAGCCGATATAGACGGCCGAGGATTTCTCTTCACTCATGGTTACTCATTACTCTTTTTGCAGCGCGCATTAACGTGCTTTTCACCGCGTATTCTACCGCTTTTTTATCCTGCTTTCTTTACGCTATCTCTTTCAATTCTTTTTCCAACATGTTTTTTCAAGATCTTTTTTCAAAATCTTTTTCAAGATATTTATAGACGCTTTGATAGCGCTATCAAGCGTCCCTATTGATGCTTGTTCATGCACTCGGCCAACAACTCGACAAAGAAATTCTGCCCTTTGGCTCGTGCAAAGTCGATGTTGCGCTCGGGAATGCCCTCGGGCTCTTTGTAGTTGCGTAGCGCCCGCTCCATACTCGACTCGCGGATAATATGAATCATCGGATAGGGCGAGCGGTTGGTGTAGTTAGCGGCATCGTCCTGCGCCTCTCCCTCGAAACAATAATCCGGGTGCATGCTGGCCAACTGGTAGACACTCTCGTAATCCTGCTCCAGCAACAGCTGGTTGGCGAGATCGACTAGGTGCAGATAATCGTAGAAGCCTTCGAAGCCGGACGGCAGAATAATCAGCGTCGTCTCTATCTCGTTGTGTTCATCGAGGCGACGACACTCATCGATCACCGCCTCTAACACCACCGACAGCTGCCGCTGCTCGACAATGGTGTAATGAATCGTATTATTCTGCATCTCTCGGCGCGCAAACGGGCAGACATTATGACCGACGATCAGTGCTTCGACCCAGCGCTGTGTCTGCTCGATAATCTTACTGTGATGCTCTGCTTGCTCTCTCATGATCGACCGCTCTTCGGCTATACAACGATGGCCTCAGCATACACCGGTTGTCGGCAGAGTAATAACGACAAATGTGCCATTAAAAAAAAACCGCACTAAAAAGTGCGGTTCAAGGTTCAACAGGAGAGAGGCCTGTCGTGAAAGTCGATCAAACAATAGACTGCAGATAACAGAAAATATGGCCAAAACAAAAGCTGTTAGGCGCTCTGTCACTCTATGCAAGAACAATATCGCAAACGAGAATAGTTATCAATAGCGTTTAGAGCCAAATTATCACTTTTCTTCACAGCCAGCGCTATATTGCCACTCAACAGGTGATTCACGGACAAAAAAAAGCCCGAACCGGGGTTCGGGCTTATGCATCTCCCTCGACCTAATGTCGCCTTTCCTCTGTCGGGTTCGCCGCCAACACCATCACAGTGCCCAACAGGATGCCAAACAACGCGGCAATGAGATTACCGATCGCCAAGCCGTCGGCAGTCATCCCCGTCGGTGTCAGCGTAAAGAACAAGTCGAACTTAGCGATATAGAGGTAGAAATGAACCGCCAAGAACATCAGCGGAAACAGCATCAATCCTTTATCCCGCGGCTGAGT harbors:
- a CDS encoding DUF1415 domain-containing protein, which codes for MREQAEHHSKIIEQTQRWVEALIVGHNVCPFARREMQNNTIHYTIVEQRQLSVVLEAVIDECRRLDEHNEIETTLIILPSGFEGFYDYLHLVDLANQLLLEQDYESVYQLASMHPDYCFEGEAQDDAANYTNRSPYPMIHIIRESSMERALRNYKEPEGIPERNIDFARAKGQNFFVELLAECMNKHQ